GAGTTTATTTAGTCAagtttaagataaaaatattttaaaataattagtatttattaactagtatttattttcttatttagttaattaggatttattaataagtatttattatagtatttatGAAGTTATTTAGGCGATtggaatttatttttagttatttagttaatttgtatttatttagttatttagttaattaggatttattaataagtatttattatagtatttatGAAATTATTTAGGTGATTGgtgtttatttttagttatttagttaaattgtatttatttagttatttagttaattagGGTTTATTAATGAGTATTTgttatagtatttatttttagttatttagataATTTGTATTAATTAACAGTATGTattaaggtgtttgtgtttttattttattgagattGAGATAATAACGTAATGTAAAGCTTATTTATATCGTCATTGATGTTGTCAGTACTGATTTACTTATAATTTTGGTCATTACACAATTGTTTATTAAATACTGATGGTATGTCTGCCGTCCTGGCAGAAGTTCCTTATGTCGCAAATCGTGAATTCGTCGTGAGGATGGAATTCAGTTCTAGGAAAGCTGTTATTAAAGCGATGAAGGAGTATACCCTCCGAAGAAGTGTAGACTACCGTGTGTACGAGTCGgagccgttgacattttatgTGAAGTGTACACAGTACAGGTCAGCGCGTGATTGGCTTATCAGAGTTAGCATGATCAGCAGAAAGTACTGTTGGGTTATTAGGAGGTACAACGACAATCACACTTGTACCAGAGCAACCATGTCTCAGGATCATTCAAAGCTGAATTCAAATACAATTGCAGAAGCCATAAAGCTGTTGGTTGAGGTTGACCTCTCGTTAAAGGTAAAATCAGTTATTGCTGAAGTGCAGTCGAAGTTCAACTACACCGTCAGTTATCGAAAAGCttggttggctaagcaaaagtTAGTTGAgaaaatatttggaggttgggaagcatCGTACGAAGCGTTGCCCATATGGTTCGAGGCCATGTGTCATAAAGAGCCATCAGCTATCGTacattttgagactatgcctgcatatcaaggGGATGACTTGGTAATTGATATTCGGGTATTGCATCGAGTCTTCTGGAGCTATTATCCCTGCATTAAAGCATTCATACATTGTAAGCCAGTTGTCCAGGTGGACGGGACTCACTTGTACGGAAAGAAAATGCATGTTTGTTAGTGGCTGTTTCCCAGTATGGTAATAACAATATCGTCCCGATTGCATTTGCTATTGTCGAGGAagagacttctgatgcatggCTCTTTTTTCTTAGTAACTTGAGTCAACATGTTGTGACTCGGGATGGTGTCAAACTTATATCGGACAGACATGAGTCCATAAATACAGCTGTGGAACGCAGTAACGGAGCTTGGTCACCTCCTAGAGCTTTTCACatgttttgcatcaggcatatagagtcgAACTTTTTTAGGAAATTCAAGGCACCGTATCTTCAAAAGCTTGTCGTCAATATAGGTAACATTAAGTTCTTCAAAGTTCGTTATTAACATAGCTGCGATTAATTTAAACTTTGTGGATCTTATCTTTTGTCTGGTGGCTGATATTGTGCAGGATATTTGAGGACGGTTCGCGAGTATGAAGTGCGGTACCAGCGTTTACGAGAGCGAGGCGAGGCGTATACTAACTGGTTAGACCGTATACCCCGTGAACAGTATGCGTTGGCATTCGACGATGGTTACCGATGGGGTCACATGACGACTAATCTAGTGGAATACATCAACTCGGTCTTGAAAGGTGCACGCAATCTCCCCGTCACTGCACTTGTGAAAGCAATATTCTACAGACTTAATGAGTTATTCACACGGAAAAGAGCCGAGGCGGAGGCTCGGATCAATGCTAGCTATGTTTTTTCTGAGCACGTGACCTCCAAAATTCATGCAAATCAACTTGCATCAGGAAATATTTAGGTTAATTGCTTCGACAGGCCGAGTGAGGTATTTGAAGTGCGCGAGATGCCAAGTGGAGTGGAGTATGCTGTTGACCTCCGTCGTCAACGATGTGACTGTGGTGAGTTCCAGGTGGACCGGATTCCTTGCTGGCATGTGTTTATATGTTGTGCAAATCAACGACTAAATTGACAGGTATATGTGCATGACGTTTTTAAGATGGACCAAGTTAGACGCGTTTATCGGGCTAGGTTTAGGCCACTCGGAAATTCTACTACGTGGCCTTCTTACAATGATCCTCAATTCATACCGAATCCGTATCTGAGACGTGTTTCCAAAGGTCGTCCTAGGATGACGCGCtgcttgaatgagatggacacacGGATGTTACGTCGTCTGAGGCGATGTAGGTAATGTGGGGCTGAAGGACACAGTCATAATAAATGCCGTCAGGAAAGTGGTCCAGGTACTAACCATAATGTACAGTAGATTCATATGATATTTGAAAAAATGTAACTTATGTACATgtaccttattatcattgtttTTCAGTAACCTGAGTCAATGTACCTTTTGAGAATTGAATCATTGTAACCTGTGTCAATCTACTTTATGATAATTGAATCACTGTAGCCTGTGTTAATGttctttattataattgaatCATTGTAACCTGTGTCAATGTACTTTATGATAATTGAATCATTGTAACCTGTGTCCAAGTAAAGATTCACATGCAAAGTCATCTTACGTATAATTGTTTAATGAAATTTAGGAAATTCAACTGAAACATATAATACTTAGTTGGTACTTAGGAAAGTTTAGTCATACATAAATAGTTAAAGTATACTTGACGACAGATAACTGATACATAGAGAAAACTAACTACACCACAACTACTTTCTCGTTGTCCACAAGGTTCTTGCATTTCTTTGCGGCCTTTTTGAACACAGACGGCGTGTATCGACTCGCGCTACGACGTGGTGGATCAATCTT
The sequence above is drawn from the Arachis hypogaea cultivar Tifrunner chromosome 4, arahy.Tifrunner.gnm2.J5K5, whole genome shotgun sequence genome and encodes:
- the LOC112794654 gene encoding uncharacterized protein; translation: MSAVLAEVPYVANREFVVRMEFSSRKAVIKAMKEYTLRRSVDYRVYESEPLTFYVKCTQYRSARDWLIRVSMISRKYCWVIRRYNDNHTCTRATMSQDHSKLNSNTIAEAIKLLVEVDLSLKVKSVIAEVQSKFNYTVSYRKAWLAKQKLVEKIFGGWEASYEALPIWFEAMCHKEPSAIVHFETMPAYQGDDLVIDIRYGNNNIVPIAFAIVEEETSDAWLFFLSNLSQHVVTRDGVKLISDRHESINTAVERSNGAWSPPRAFHMFCIRHIESNFFRKFKAPYLQKLVVNIGYLRTVREYEVRYQRLRERGEAYTNWLDRIPREQYALAFDDGYRWGHMTTNLVEYINSVLKGARNLPVTALVKAIFYRLNELFTRKRAEAEARINASYVFSEHVTSKIHANQLASGNI